In Bubalus bubalis isolate 160015118507 breed Murrah chromosome 3, NDDB_SH_1, whole genome shotgun sequence, a genomic segment contains:
- the ABCA5 gene encoding cholesterol transporter ABCA5 isoform X3: protein MSLLMAVIATASSLFPQSSCFVIFLLFFLYGLSSVFFALMLTPLFKKSKHVGIVEFLVTVAFGFVGLLIVLMESFPPSLVWLLSPFCQCTFLIGIAQVMHLEDVDEGALVSNLAEGPCPLIIAIMMLILNSIFYALLAVYLDQVVPGEFGLRRSSFYFLKPSYWSKSKRNYKELSEGNVNGNVSFSEIVEPVSSEFIGKEAIRISGIQKTHRKKGENVEALRSLSFDIYEGQITALLGHSGTGKSTLMNILCGLCPPSEGFASIYGHRVSEIDEMFEARKMIGICPQLDIHFDVLTVEENLSILASIKGIPANDVIQEVQRVLLDLDMQAIKDNQAKKLSGGQKRKLSLGIAILGNPKVLLLDEPTAGMDPCSRHIVWNLLKHRKADRVTVLSTHFMDEADILADRKAVISQGMLKCVGSSIFLKSKWGIGYRLSMYIDRYCATESLSSLVKQHIPAATLLQQNEQQLVYSLPFKDMDKFSGLFSALDSHSNLGVISYGVSMTTLEDVFLKLEVEAEIDQADYSVFSQQPQEEELDSKSFDEMEQSLLILSESKAALVSAKGLWRQQVFTIARFHFLNLRRESKSLRSVLLLLLIFFTVQIFMFLVHHSLKNAVVPIRLVPDLYFLKPGDQPDKYRTSLLLQNSTDSDISDLLSFFTNQNIMVTMFNDTDYMSAAPHSAALNVVRSERDYVFTAVFNSSMVYSLPVLMNIISNYYLYHSNVTESIQVWNTPFFQEITDIVFKIELYFQAALLGVIVTAMPPYFAMENAENHKIKAYTQLKLSGLLPSAYWLGQAIVDIPLFFVVLTLMIGSLFAFHYGLYFYAVKFLSVVFCLIGYVPSVVLFTYITSFTFKKIVNTKEFWSFIYSVTALACIAVTEITYFMGNTATVILHYIFCITIPIYPLLGCLISFIKITWKNLQRNEDTYDPWDSLLVAVISPYLHCVLWVFLLQYYEKKYGGRSLRKDPFFRTLSTKSKHRKFSEPPNNEDEDEDVKAERLKVKELMSCQCCEEKPAIMVNNLHKEYEDKKDFLPTRKVKKVANKYVSFCVKKGEILGLLGPNGAGKSTIINILVGDIEPTSGQVFLGDYSPHPAEDDDSVRCMGYCPQINPLWRDITLQEHLQIYGAVKGMRASDVQEVTDRITNALDLKEHLQKTVKKLPAGIRRKLCFALSMLGNPPVTLLDEPSTGMDPKAKQHMWRAIRTAFKNRKRAAILTTHYMEEAEAVCDRVAIMVSGRLRCIGTVQHLKSKYGKGYFLEIKLKDWIEDLEVDRLQREIQCIFPNASRQESFSTILAYKVPKEDVQSLSQSFSKLEEAKHTFAIEEYSFSQATLEQVFVELTKAQEEEDNTCGTLSSALWWERAQEDRVVF from the exons ATGTCCCTTCTCATGGCAGTCATCGCAACAGCGTCTTCCTTATTCCCTCAGAGTAGCTGCTttgtgatatttctcctttttttcctctatggCTTATCATCT GTATTTTTTGCTTTAATGCTGacgcctctttttaaaaaatcaaagcatgTGGGAATAGTTGAATTTTTAGTCACGGTGGCTTTTGGATTTGTTGGCCTCTTGATAGTCCTCATGGAAAGTTTCCCCCCATCGTTAGTGTGGCTCCTCAGTCCCTTCTGTCAGTGCACTTTCCTGATTGGCATCGCACAG gtCATGCATTTAGAAGACGTTGATGAAGGTGCTTTAGTTTCTAATTTGGCTGAAGGCCCGTGTCCTCTAATCATTGCTATTATGATGCTGATTCTTAACAGCATTTTCTACGCCCTCTTGGCTGTTTATCTTGATCAAGTTGTTCCAG GAGAATTTGGCTTACGGAgatcatcattttattttctgaagccATCATATTGGTCGAAGAGCAAAAGGAATTATAAGGAGTTATCAGAGGGCAACGTGAATGGGAATGTTAGTTTTAGTGAAATTGTTGAGCCTGTTTCTTCAGAATTTATAGGAAAAGAAGCCATCAG AATCAGTGGTATTCAGAAGACCCACAGAAAGAAAGGTGAAAATGTAGAGGCTTTGAGAA GTTTATCGTTTGACATATACGAGGGCCAGATCACTGCCCTGCTTGGCCACAGCGGAACAGGAAAGAGCACCCTGATGAATATTCTGTGCGGGCTGTGCCCGCCCTCGGAGG ggTTCGCATCCATATATGGACACAGAGTCTCAGAAATAGATGAAATGTTTGAAGCCAGGAAAATGATCGGCATTTGTCCACAGCTAGACATACACTTTGATGTCCTGACGGTAGAGGAAAACTTGTCCATTTTGGCATCAATCAAAGGAATACCAGCCAATGATGTCATACAGGAA GTGCAGAGAGTCTTACTGGATTTAGACATGCAGGCTATCAAGGATAATCAGGCTAAAAAGTTAAGtggtggccaaaaaagaaaactgtctttAGGAATCGCTATTCTCGGGAACCCAAAG GTGCTGCTGTTGGACGAGCCAACAGCTGGAATGGACCCGTGTTCTCGTCACATTGTCTGGAATCTTCTGAAACACAGAAAAGCGGACCGGGTGACAGTGCTTAGCACTCACTTCATGGATGAAGCCGACATTCTTGCTG ATAGGAAGGCTGTCATATCACAAGGAATGTTAAAATGTGTTGGTTCTTCAATTTTTCTCAAAAGCAAATGGGGAATTGGCTACCGGCTGAG CATGTACATAGACAGATACTGTGCCACAGaatctctttcttctctggttAAACAACATATACCTGCGGCCACTTTGTTGCAACAGAATGAGCAGCAACTTGTGTACAGCTTGCCTTTCAAGGACATGGACAAATTTTCAG gctTATTTTCTGCTCTAGACAGTCATTCAAACTTAGGTGTTATTTCTTATGGTGTCTCCATGACGACTTTGGAAGATGTATTCTTAAAGCTAGAAGTTGAAGCGGAAATTGACCAAGCAG ATTACAGCGTGTTTTCTCAGCAGCCGCAAGAGGAAGAGTTGGATTCAAAATCCTTCGACGAGATGGAGCAGAGCTTGCTTATTCTCTCCGAAAGTAAGGCTGCTCTGGTGAGCGCCAAGGGCCTCTGGAGGCAGCAGGTGTTCACCATCGCCAGGTTTCACTTCCTCAACTTGAGACGTGAAAGCAAGTCCCTGAGATCTGT gttgcttctacttttaatatttttcacagttcAGATTTTCATGTTTTTGGTACATCACTCTTTGAAAAATGCTGTGGTTCCCATCAGACTTGTTCCAGACTTATACTTCCTCAAACCCGGAGATCAACCCGATAAATACAGAACCAGTCTGCTCCTTCAGAACTCCACTG ACTCGGATATCAGTGACCTTCTTAGCTTTTTCACAAATCAGAACATAATGGTGACGATGTTTAATGACACTGACTACATGTCCGCCGCTCCCCACAGCGCAGCTCTGAACGTGGTGCGGTCAGAAAGG GACTATGTTTTTACTGCTGTTTTCAACAGTTCTATGGTTTACTCTTTACCCGTGTTGATGAATATCATTAGTAACTACTATCTTTACCATTCAAACGTCACTGAAAGCATCCAGGTCTGGAATACCCCATTCTTTCAG GAAATCACAGACATCGTTTTCAAAATCGAGCTGTACTTCCAAGCAGCTTTACTTGGGGTTATTGTTACCGCAATGCCTCCTTACTTCGCCATGGAAAATGCAGAGAATCACAAG atcaaaGCTTATACTCAGCTTAAACTCTCAGGTCTCTTGCCTTCTGCATATTGGCTCGGACAGGCTATTGTTGACATCCCCTTATTTTTTGTGGTCCTTACTTTGATGATAGGCAGTTTGTTTGCATTTCATTATGGATTATATTTTTATGCTGTCAAGTTCCTTTCTGTG GTTTTTTGTCTTATCGGTTATGTTCCATCAGTTGTTCTGTTTACCTACATTACGtctttcacctttaaaaaaattgtaaataccAAAGAATTTTGGTCATTTATCTATTCTGTG ACAGCGTTGGCTTGCATTGCAGTCACCGAAATAACttacttcatgggaaacacaGCTACAGTTATTCTTCATTATATCTTTTGCATTACCATTCCAATCTATCCGCTTCTAGGTTGCCTGATTAGTTTCATAAAG ATTACTTGGAAGAATCTTCAGAGAAATGAGGACACCTACGACCCGTGGGATAGCCTTCTGGTGGCTGTTATATCG CCGTACCTGCACTGTGTGCTGTGGGTCTTTCTCCTGCAGTACTACGAGAAAAAATATGGTGGCAGATCGTTAAGGAAGGATCCCTTTTTCAg GACTCTTTCGACAAAGTCCAAACACAGAAAGTTTTCAGAACCACCCAACAATGAGGATGAAGATGAAGATGTCAAAGCTGAAAGGCTGAAGGTCAAAGAGCTGATGAGCTGTCAGTGTTGTGAGGAG AAACCAGCCATTATGGTCAATAATCTGCATAAAGAATATGAAGACAAGAAAGATTTTCTTCCtacaagaaaagtaaagaaagtggCAAATAAATATGTCTCCTTCTGTGTGAAAAAAG GAGAGATCTTGGGACTGTTGGGTCCAAATGGCGCAGGCAAAAGCACGATTATTAATATCCTGGTTGGTGACATTGAGCCAACTTCAGGCCAG GTCTTCCTAGGCGACTACTCTCCACACCCAGCTGAAGATGACGACTCTGTGAGGTGTATGGGCTACTGTCCCCAGATCAACCCCCTGTGGCGAGACATCACCCTGCAGGAGCACCTCCAGATCTACGGAGCTGTGAAAGGGATGAGAGCCAGTGACGTGCAGGAGGTCACGGATCG AATAACAAATGCACTTGATCTAAAAGAACACCTGCAGAAAACGGTGAAGAAACTTCCTGCAGGAATCAGGCGCAAG CTGTGCTTCGCCCTGAGCATGCTGGGGAACCCCCCGGTCACGCTGCTGGACGAGCCATCCACAGGCATGGATCCCAAAGCCAAGCAGCACATGTG GAGAGCGATTAGAACCGCATTCAAAAACAGGAAGCGGGCCGCTATCCTGACCACTCACTACATGGAGGAGGCGGAGGCCGTCTGCGACCGAGTGGCCATCATGGTGTCTGGGCGGCTGAG GTGTATTGGGACAGTCCAGCATCTGAAGAGTAAATATGGAAAAGGATACTTTTTGGAAATCAAATTAAAGGATTGGATAGAAGACCTGGAAGTAGACCGTCTTCAAAGAGAAATTCAGTGTATTTTCCCAAACGCAAGCCGTCAGGAAag tttttctacTATTCTGGCTTATAAAGTTCCTAAGGAAGACGTTCAGTCCCTTTCACAGTCTTTTTCTAAGCTGGAAGAAG CTAAACATACATTCGCTATTGAAGAGTACAGCTTTTCTCAAGCAACGTTGGAACAG